The following are encoded in a window of Primulina eburnea isolate SZY01 chromosome 4, ASM2296580v1, whole genome shotgun sequence genomic DNA:
- the LOC140829764 gene encoding exopolygalacturonase-like, producing MGHSIHACVAILGLSLLTISAESIGLRRRLADEIVFDVTKFGAKADKKTDNAMAMIKAWNAACKSNGAAKLVIPSGDFVSGPILLQGPCTAQQSITIEIQGNLYALDDISEFSNGAWIMINHVNGVVINGGGTINGRGDSLWEFSGGSKDDPCLPVSLVFESVENSTMYNLNFVNSMGFHVKVTDSTSVALWNVTITAPGSSPNTDGIHLSSSVNVNITDSTIGTGDDCISVGQGTENIVISGITCGPGHGISIGSLGKRPDETSLKGISITNCTLTGTTNGARIKTYHNSPVMEATDIVFQDIVMNQVKNPIIIDQHYDSKKKPEQSKVKISDVHFKNIKGTTISPVAILLNCSSVVPCEDIELADIDLVPYGSMGPLQSACSNAKFISTGNMNPASPTECV from the exons ATGGGTCATTCGATTCATGCATGTGTTGCCATTTTAGGTTTATCCTTGCTCACGATAAGTGCCGAATCCATCGGTTTGCGCCGTCGCCTTGCTGATGAGATAGTTTTTGATGTTACGAAGTTCGGAGCCAAAGCTGATAAGAAAACTGATAATGCAATG GCCATGATAAAGGCTTGGAATGCAGCGTGCAAGTCGAACGGAGCAGCGAAACTAGTCATCCCAAGTGGCGACTTCGTCTCAGGACCAATCCTACTTCAGGGTCCCTGCACAGCTCAGCAATCAATCACAATTGAAATCCAAGGCAATTTGTATGCTTTGgatgatatcagtgaattctccAACGGTGCCTGGATCATGATCAATCACGTCAACGGTGTCGTTATTAATGGCGGAGGGACGATCAATGGCCGTGGAGACTCTCTCTGGGAGTTCAGCGGTGGAAGTAAGGATGACCCCTGTCTTCCAGTT TCTCTGGTATTCGAGAGTGTCGAAAACAGCACAATGTACAACCTGAATTTCGTGAATAGCATGGGTTTCCACGTGAAGGTGACAGACAGCACTAGTGTTGCTTTGTGGAACGTGACAATCACCGCCCCCGGTAGCAGCCCGAACACGGACGGCATCCACTTGAGCAGCTCCGTAAATGTCAACATTACAGACTCCACCATCGGAACCGGAGATGACTGTATTTCGGTAGGCCAGGGCACCGAAAACATCGTCATCTCCGGAATCACTTGTGGCCCTGGACATGGCATCAG CATTGGAAGCCTTGGAAAACGCCCGGATGAAACGAGCCTGAAAGGTATCAGCATTACGAATTGCACGCTCACGGGGACAACGAACGGGGCTAGAATCAAGACATACCATAACTCCCCTGTGATGGAAGCTACCGACATTGTTTTTCAAGATATTGTGATGAATCAAGTCAAGAATCCAATCATCATCGACCAGCACTACGACTCCAAGAAAAAACCCGAG CAATCTAAGGTGAAGATTAGTGACGTCCATTTCAAAAACATAAAGGGAACCACAATTTCACCAGTCGCTATATTGCTCAACTGCAGCTCTGTAGTCCCTTGTGAAGACATCGAATTGGCCGATATCGACTTAGTTCCTTATGGCTCAATGGGCCCTCTACAATCTGCATGTTCCAATGCCAAATTCATCTCCACAGGGAACATGAACCCCGCCAGTCCCACAGAGTGCGTATAG